One Stigmatopora argus isolate UIUO_Sarg chromosome 19, RoL_Sarg_1.0, whole genome shotgun sequence genomic window, tatgactgtatattctTCTAAATCACAGGTATGAAACCGATTCCACAAAAGGCCAAGTGGATGCAGGTTTTCCTTCCAACTGAAACAGCATAGAGTTTGACCAATGGTTTTtactgaaacaagcagcacctgcctGCAATCAACTAATTACATTTGAAAGAGAACAAATTGGTGCCAAGGTGTCATCTTCATTGGTTAgtaggaaaacctgcacccacatggctctttgtggaatcggtgtgacacctgtgttctaaatACAAGAACTATTTTTGAAAGTAAGTGATGAGAACATTGGCGCAAGTTGAGGACAAGTGATTGCTAAATTGCTACGTTATGGGCACATACTCTTTTGGTCAGagttttatagttttttgtttCAGGTGTTTAGGTCTTAAAATATCAACTGCCTTCACAGCTTTATGCACTAATGCAtaatgataattttaaaaagataaaacaatgCAATGTTCTGCTGCGTACTCAGAGAAACACTCTGAAACATGTTATCTTCTCTTTCAGAATTGTATTTTGGCTCGGATGATTCAAACAAGTTCAAGTGTGTTGACAGAGGAAACATATTAGATGCAATAATGCTAGCAAGTGCCAGGAGTGTGACTGACAGTTGGCTCGGGCACACCTACAAAATCGTAGGCCTTATTTCAtgcattcattattattattattaatataattataaattattcaaATAATATTCTTAAGGTTGTTAACAACTTTGCTTTTACACATAGGTGGTTATCTGTAAATTTGCATATTTGCTAAatagagagtgtgcggatcagcttggtatagtgattctgcatattttcaacctcagcctcagtctgcagaaggtccccaccttgtggaaaacttcctgcgtggtcccagttcctaagactgcgtaccccagggagccaaactacttcaggccggtagcattaacctctcacctgatcaagacattggagagaatcatcctcaatcacctcagccccctgatgaatgcagagctggaccctctgcagttcgcctatcgtccaggcattggtgtggaagatgctaccacctacctgatgcacaggtctctttcacacctggagaacgcgggaagcacgctgagaatgatgttttttgacctctccagtgccttcaacaccattcagccggttctactgagagggaaactggaagaggctggagtaaggaaccacctagccgcatggatcatcgacttcctcactgacagaccacaatatgtgagactccaggactgtacgtctgatgtggtagcttgcagcacgggggccccacaaggcacagtgctctctccactcctcttctccctctacacatcggactttaaacataatacagacacctgccacctccagaagttctctgacgacaccgctattgttggacgagtgacggacgggaacgacctggagtacaggggagtcatcacagcctttgttgactggtgtaggcaaaaccacctctacatcaacaccagtaagacaaaggaaatggtcgtcgattttcggaggaatcctcaacagaccactcaggtgaacatccagggtacagacattgaaatcgtggagaattttaagtacctgggtgttcacctcaacaacaaactagactggtccacaaacacagatgccctgtacaagaggggccagagccgcctctacctactgaggagtctacggtcctttggagtgtgcaggacactgctgaggactttctacgacactgtggtggcctctgcagtgttttatgcagtgctttgttggggatccgggagcacggagagggacaggaacaggctgaataagctggtcaggagggccagctctgttctgggctgtcctttggactctgtggaggaagtgggagagcggaggatgctgaccaggatgatgtccatcatggacagcacctcccaccccctgcatgagtctgtggagtccctccgaagctcctttagcaatagactgcggcaccctcattgcaggaaggagcgcttccgcagatccttcctcccatcagctgtcaggctctttaacaaaaaaatggctttgtgttaagacctaccgtatgcatgcatgtacatttatgtgtatgtatgtatgtatatatgtcctaagcaacacgcttatttgattatatatttattcatgtatttatttcttgacctacttattacctatctattacctatctatttatgtctaaaatgcctttcctattcctgcatcctcaccctcttgccactggaacaacgaaatttcccgaatacgggatgaataaagttatccaatccaatccaatccaatccaatccaaatattttgtttcatgtAGGATTTAAGATTCAGGATTTTGACTAAACATTTTGATTCAAGTGTTCAACTTAAGATTTAGATCTaacatttagagcaggggtcgagAACCTTTTTGAtatagagagccataaacaattcctattttcaaattttattactTGAGACATACTctgaatttaagagtaaaaatgtgaaaattagatgtgatttttcttttttgggtcattttaccacttttaaagtacagttcttttgacaacactgttacttagttgctaatcaatgaaaatatgcatgcagaaaagtttaatgaaaagaaaaagatgattgaagttcgaggtagtgtcagcgccatagtgccgacgtgacgctcctattggtgcattcaggactcagctctgtcaccagcggtttaaatacatattttacctcacaggttagcgaagagccacatgcacccatcagaagagccaaatatgactcccgagccataggttccctacccctgatttagagaatATAAACTAAATATTTAGTTCTGGATTTAAATATTCAAGTgtaacacttagaaaaaatataGAAGTTGCTTAATATTGTTGTAAATGTGCAaagtaaaaacaatattttaaacacCGTGCGGGACATAAAGTAACAAAATATTGCCGTTCTTTTCACCATGTGCAGCTTTACAAATGGCTATACAACTCTAGccagtgtaaaaaaatattctattattcccccagtttttattttgtacaaCAAAAGGCAGTTTACAAAACAACTTAACAGAAAATCTTTCAAGCTGATGACCATTTccacacttttaaaaaaatgttaattctgTTGAAATTGAACGTTGACAGAAAATTAGATAAGTCTGTCTTAGGCCGAAGAGAGTTTGACAAAATGAGTCTACACCTCTGACAATAATACTGCTTGGGTTGGGCATCAGGTGGGTTCCTGGTGATGGAGGCAGTAAAATGTTGAGATGAGGGGCAGGTAAAGAAAACTGCATTGTATACCAGATGTAAATACTTATGTGTCCAGTTTTTCTATCTAAACCTCAACTCTCCATTTTGGCCACTTTGGAAAGTTCTCCTTCCTGTTCCCCACCAATAACTACTTCACCCTTCCGTTTCCGAAGACCCTTCATCTTCCGTGTTTGAAGCTTGGACAGATCCTGCTTCTGCATATGCACTTGGCCAAACTTGGTGCCAAATACATCATGGGAAACATTCTTCTTTTTTGTGGGCTGTcaggaaaaacaaagaaatacattaaattgaaacaaagtttcttgcaaaaaatatatactgacATGAAATAATCTAtcaacaactgttttttttaatgaatcacGCAAAAAACTTTATCATTCATTTtgctaaaatataatttatcgtCGATTAATAGGTAGCAGAATGTTAAAAATGAAGTCTTatttgcaatgatttttttagcCAAATTGTCCTCTAATCTTTCAATGGCCCATAAATCCTCTCCCTTAAACATTTAATTAGTAGCTAAATAGATTTTTACACCtttagggcgcacttaagtctaaaattttctctaaaatggtcgatttgcccaatcggtcggtgcgttttgtctgtgcactaaactcaatttttgtatggccatCACCGCTTGAgcgactggttttatttcttgccggcacgctacttattgcgatcaacccagcggacgttcaccctaaaaatagcctccccgcgcattccaagcattacggtaatccattcaaaacatttcaggggagtggcaagacatttgacttccgtgtgcttgcagcgcttttaaccctctaAAACTCAATACTTtaagaaacagcatatcagagctataaagaggaaatgcctggcatgaatgacaacacaatgtgggtgtgaacgcttggaaaatggactgaagccatggatcgaacacaatttaacagctttgctaacagctttgctaacggattgctaacggattgctaacggatggccaacattgtagttcgggcaggcagcgtcgcgcGAGTTACATGaacatttggaatgaattgttgaTGCCGaaataacagcgaggagaatcaaaggcttgggattGATGCATgtcatgtcgcgagttacaatggattgtggatgactgggctcaagtgtcggccagaaCTGTTTGAGCTTtcaccaaagctggaatcaagttcccggaatacacaactgtGACTGACAGTGGAGACTAGCATGTTAAATGCCGAACTCGTTATGCAagagtgtacctttgacctcaataaagcattatcgaACTTAGTTTTGATCGtgctgtcttttaaaaaaaacacgctagtgccaagcctaacatacgctatcagctagcataacatacgctagcggctagcataacataggtacactagcctagtgtcatgctagcgccttatcaGACGAGGCgaccaatgtattgacaaaaaacagaaaatatacccgctaatgagactgcgccctatcacacggttAGTTTTATAGATGTGAAAATACGGCACCTTTAGAGCCTTTGGCTGCTTGTGAGATAATTTGTACAAGTCGTCTGAAGCAATGTGTGTTCTTCTTAACACAAAATCAAATGATGGCCCAATCTCTTCCAGTTCAATGCGTGGCGTCCTGCAGCCCGACTTCTTCAACAAAGACCTGCAATCAAAATCAGTATTACTTAAATAGTACATAAATAGTCAGGCCAGTTCAAGCCATCAATTTTGaaaactattttcatttttatctatttatacaGCAATAGCTCTACTGACAAAATAGAttcgttccagaagtggtttcttaACTTAGATTTTACATAAGGAGACGCATCTTACCTTTACTCTAAATTCTCATTGGTTACAAGGACCTCAATATACTACTACaactaaaccatttaaaaaatgatagaaGTTTACCAAAGATACAAAAAGGATAAGACCACTTCATTTGTAAAAAGGTACATAAACGAGCCATTCAGGACAGTTTCACCTGTAACTACGCATGAATATTTTGCCATCCACAGCAGTAAAGTGCAGAACATGCTCTAAGCCTGCCAATCGAATGGCAGACACAGAAGGACCCCTGAAGAAGTCTGGAAAAGGAAAGATAACAGTTCAAGTACAACACAAATGCATTGTATTTCCCGAAAAAATTACAAGTAATTTAGTGTGCCATGTGAACGTACCAAGAAGCAGACTTTTCAGACGTTTATACTCGTTGTCCATATCGAAAGCTTCACCGGCAAACACAAGCATTGGTTTAGTGCCTTCAGGGCATTTACTTGTCTAGAAACAGAATGGAAAAGTGATAAAATCACACAAAAAACTACGCTTCTCTAGTGCACGCCCACAGATAACCCAATTAGGCATGCACACACAGTTTTCAGGAACTAACCTATTAGAAATTAAGTACTTGCAATAATGTAATATACAGGCGTATAATACCTTAATCTCACTCAGGGAGGCATATTTCTCAATTCCCAGTTCAAACATATCCAGCACGTGGAAGTCAAATAGACGACCTGTAAATAAAGCAGAGAAGGCCAACATTTTTAATCCACAGCCATTCTAAATGACAAGTAATTTATTAGTCTGCATTATTATAATGTTAACACGTGTGCTTTGTTACCCATATTTCTGGCAACTTTAACTCCATATGGATTCCTGAAAGCTATTATTTTCCTTTGATACATTCTACCAACCGACCTCACGGTGAGAGGCGCCAAacaggtgtgggcatacttattgccTCCCAgctcggtgcctgtatgttAGGGTTCACGCCAGTAGACGAGAGGATAGCATCCCTCCGGCTTCGGGTGGGGGGCGACGGGACCTGACTGTTgtctgtgcgtatgcaccaaatggcagttcagagtacccatcgtttttggagtccttgaaaggggtgctggagtgctCTCCTTCAGGGGACTTCCTCGTTCTGccgggggacttcaatgctcacgtgggcaataacagtgagacctggagggatGGGATTGGGTGGAACGGGCCCCCCTCGTGGGAACCTGAACGGTGTTGTATTATTGGATTTCTGCACTCggcgtggattgacaataatgtacACCACGttccaggacaccctaggccacAGTTCGATGCTCGACTTTGTAGTCGTGTCATCAGACCTACGGCCGCATATCATGGACACTCAATTCAATGACAATGGGATCAACCgatcaccaccaggtggtgatttTGCTCCGATGGTGGGGGTGGATGCCCGTGGAGCCCAGGAGACCCAAACCTTTCGTGAGTGTCTGCTGGAACACCTGGCGGAATCCCGTCAGAAGGATTGCCGTgtattgacaataatgaacaccatgttcaagcataagggtgtccatatgtgcacttggcaccaggataCAGTAGGCCACAGTTTGATTATggactttgtggtcgtgtcatcggacTTGCGggcgcatgtcttggacactcggctaaagagaggggcggagctgtcaaccaatCACCAACTGGAGATAGTTGGCTCCGGTCGTCGGGGAGGATGCGGGTGCAGCCTGTGAGACCCAAACGTTTAG contains:
- the rpf2 gene encoding ribosome production factor 2 homolog → MTQSDGVIKPKTKRAKRFLESRAPKLAESGKSTMIMKGGNANEIVSQALKDIYSLKKPNAVLYKKKNITRPFEDSTSLEFFSKKTDCSLFLFGSHNKKRPNNLIFGRLFDFHVLDMFELGIEKYASLSEIKTSKCPEGTKPMLVFAGEAFDMDNEYKRLKSLLLDFFRGPSVSAIRLAGLEHVLHFTAVDGKIFMRSYRSLLKKSGCRTPRIELEEIGPSFDFVLRRTHIASDDLYKLSHKQPKALKPTKKKNVSHDVFGTKFGQVHMQKQDLSKLQTRKMKGLRKRKGEVVIGGEQEGELSKVAKMES